A stretch of the Actinomycetota bacterium genome encodes the following:
- the menD gene encoding 2-succinyl-5-enolpyruvyl-6-hydroxy-3-cyclohexene-1-carboxylic-acid synthase encodes MHGPDDLIGGELEGDIALACTSLLVDELVRGGMRHACLSPGSRSTPIALALARRPELTVHVHLDERSSAFFALGIAKATGALVAVACTSGTAAAEFLPAVVEASQSRTPLVVLTADRPPSLQGSGANQTIVQEHLYGSYVRAEIATPLPTPDLGADFRQAGAVLAREALRAPPGPVHANLPFRERLTPTETPVEVEDRGPRPVGRAAPSGSVAEAETDADADADGADRAAEVILGARRGVVLLGTEGSEGSTEDDIELARRLEWPVIAEPTSGARLPWVALTAGTLLLGAERWVAAHPPEVVLQIGATPLTRAARSLAAEATELVVVPRGHLDPDPLGRAAARAPHSGQLLERIPTVPSDPAWLEEWRRADAAVRTTVDELLDGWDEPFEGRIARDLAASIPSGTLVAASSMPIRDLDAYAAPRDGLRVLANRGASGIDGFVSTVLGVAATEPDTTTYALCGDLSFVYDLGALTWSGRREDLNVVIVVPNNDGGMIFSFLDQATLPEHERLFTTPHGLDLGAICAAVGVTRGSVSRGLEFATVLRRAGTQGGVQVVEVAVDRENNVRRHAEIQAAAQASLLD; translated from the coding sequence ATGCACGGCCCGGACGATCTGATCGGCGGTGAGCTCGAAGGCGACATCGCCCTCGCCTGCACATCGCTGCTCGTAGACGAGCTGGTCCGCGGGGGGATGCGGCACGCGTGCCTGTCACCGGGTTCGCGCTCGACCCCGATCGCACTCGCCCTCGCGCGCCGTCCGGAGCTGACCGTCCATGTCCATCTCGACGAGCGCTCGTCGGCCTTCTTCGCGCTCGGCATCGCGAAGGCAACCGGCGCGCTCGTCGCCGTCGCGTGCACCAGCGGAACGGCGGCCGCGGAGTTCCTCCCGGCGGTCGTCGAGGCGTCGCAGTCGCGAACCCCGCTGGTGGTCCTCACGGCCGACCGCCCTCCATCGTTGCAGGGTTCGGGTGCGAACCAGACGATCGTCCAGGAACACCTCTACGGCTCGTACGTGCGCGCCGAGATCGCGACCCCGCTCCCGACACCGGACCTCGGCGCCGACTTCCGCCAGGCCGGAGCGGTGCTTGCCCGCGAGGCCTTGCGCGCTCCGCCCGGGCCCGTCCACGCCAACCTGCCGTTCCGGGAACGACTGACGCCGACCGAGACACCGGTCGAGGTCGAGGATCGGGGACCGCGTCCCGTCGGTCGCGCCGCGCCAAGCGGGTCCGTAGCCGAGGCCGAAACCGACGCCGACGCCGACGCCGACGGTGCCGATCGCGCCGCCGAGGTGATCCTCGGCGCCCGGCGGGGCGTCGTGCTGCTCGGCACCGAGGGGTCCGAGGGCTCAACCGAGGACGACATCGAGCTCGCACGCCGGCTCGAATGGCCGGTGATCGCCGAGCCGACCTCCGGCGCACGGCTCCCGTGGGTGGCGCTGACCGCCGGGACGCTGCTCCTCGGCGCGGAACGCTGGGTCGCGGCTCATCCTCCCGAGGTCGTCCTCCAGATCGGCGCGACCCCGCTCACACGTGCGGCGCGATCGCTGGCCGCCGAGGCGACCGAGCTCGTCGTCGTTCCGCGCGGGCACCTCGACCCCGATCCACTCGGCCGCGCCGCCGCCCGCGCACCCCACAGCGGGCAGCTGCTCGAACGGATCCCGACCGTCCCCAGCGACCCTGCCTGGCTGGAGGAGTGGCGACGGGCCGACGCGGCGGTCCGAACCACGGTCGACGAGCTTCTCGACGGATGGGACGAACCGTTCGAAGGAAGGATCGCGCGCGATCTGGCCGCGTCGATCCCCTCGGGAACGCTCGTCGCGGCGTCGAGCATGCCGATCCGCGACCTCGACGCGTACGCAGCTCCCCGCGACGGCCTTCGCGTGCTCGCGAACCGAGGAGCGAGCGGGATCGACGGCTTCGTGTCAACCGTCCTCGGGGTCGCCGCGACGGAGCCGGATACGACGACGTACGCGCTCTGCGGCGATCTGTCCTTCGTCTACGACCTCGGAGCCCTCACATGGAGCGGACGTCGGGAGGATCTGAACGTCGTGATCGTCGTGCCGAACAACGACGGCGGCATGATCTTCTCGTTCCTCGACCAAGCCACGCTCCCCGAACACGAGCGCCTGTTCACCACGCCGCACGGCCTCGACCTCGGCGCGATCTGCGCCGCCGTCGGCGTGACACGCGGATCGGTGTCTCGGGGGCTCGAGTTCGCCACCGTGCTCCGGCGCGCAGGCACGCAAGGCGGCGTTCAGGTGGTCGAAGTGGCCGTCGATCGAGAGAACAACGTCCGACGTCATGCAGAGATACAAGCGGCGGCGCAGGCGAGTTTGCTGGACTGA
- a CDS encoding 1,4-dihydroxy-2-naphthoate polyprenyltransferase — MSTGASAPAGGAGPGIWIAGARPRTLGAGLVPVLVGAAAAGEMIWWRFAAALVVALGLQIGVNYANDYFDGVRGVDTAERVGPVRLTASGAASPRAVLTAALGALVVAAIAGLGLALATAPVLILLVGALALVAALLYSGGPRPYAGLGLGEVIVFCFFGLMAVCGTAYVLAKTIPASAWWSGGAIGWLAVAILVANNLRDIPTDAASGKRTLAVRIGDMATRRLYRGVVALAYATIVAGTVVHLLDLDAGLTPWALIALVSWPLAIRPMERVGTASGRDLVPVLTGTAALHAAFGVALALGLFLERTV; from the coding sequence GTGAGCACCGGCGCCTCCGCCCCCGCGGGTGGGGCGGGACCCGGTATCTGGATCGCCGGCGCCCGGCCGCGAACGTTGGGAGCGGGGCTCGTTCCGGTCCTGGTGGGTGCGGCGGCGGCCGGCGAGATGATCTGGTGGCGGTTCGCCGCCGCGCTCGTGGTCGCTCTCGGTCTGCAGATCGGCGTGAACTACGCGAACGACTACTTCGACGGGGTCCGCGGCGTCGACACCGCCGAACGCGTCGGACCTGTACGCCTCACGGCGAGCGGCGCAGCGAGTCCCCGGGCGGTGCTGACCGCGGCCCTCGGCGCCCTCGTTGTCGCGGCGATCGCGGGGCTCGGGCTCGCGCTGGCGACCGCGCCCGTGTTGATCCTGCTCGTCGGCGCGCTCGCGCTCGTCGCCGCCCTCCTGTACTCGGGCGGTCCCCGCCCCTACGCGGGGCTGGGGCTCGGCGAGGTGATCGTGTTCTGCTTCTTCGGGTTGATGGCGGTGTGCGGGACGGCGTACGTGCTGGCCAAGACGATCCCCGCCTCCGCGTGGTGGAGCGGGGGCGCGATCGGCTGGCTCGCGGTGGCGATCCTCGTCGCGAACAACCTCCGAGACATCCCCACCGACGCCGCGTCGGGCAAGCGCACCCTCGCCGTCCGGATCGGCGACATGGCGACGCGTCGCCTGTACCGCGGGGTCGTCGCGCTCGCGTACGCGACGATCGTCGCCGGCACCGTCGTCCACCTCCTCGACCTCGACGCCGGGCTCACGCCGTGGGCGCTGATCGCGCTCGTCTCGTGGCCGCTCGCGATCCGTCCGATGGAACGCGTCGGAACCGCCTCCGGAAGGGACCTCGTCCCCGTCCTGACCGGAACCGCCGCGCTGCACGCGGCCTTCGGCGTCGCGCTCGCGCTGGGCCTATTCCTTGAACGGACGGTGTGA
- the menB gene encoding 1,4-dihydroxy-2-naphthoyl-CoA synthase, giving the protein MDWIGAGDYTDIRYETADHVAKITIARPEVRNAFRPLTVKELIRAFDAARDDPEIGVVILTGEGTEAFCSGGDQKIRGDDGYVDEQGVGRLNVLDLQVQIRRLPKPVIAMVAGYAIGGGHVLHVCCDLTIAADNARFGQTGPRVGSFDAGYGINLLARQIGEKRAKEVWFLCRQYDAETALDWGLVNAVVPLDALEDTTLEWARELLRMSPLALRLLKAGANAGTDGLAGVQQLAGDATLLYYMSEEAQEGRNAFQEKRDPDFSRFPKRP; this is encoded by the coding sequence ATGGATTGGATCGGCGCCGGCGACTACACCGACATCCGGTACGAGACAGCGGACCACGTCGCCAAGATCACGATCGCGCGGCCCGAGGTTCGCAACGCCTTCCGCCCCCTGACCGTGAAGGAACTGATCCGCGCGTTCGACGCGGCGCGGGACGATCCCGAGATCGGCGTCGTGATCCTCACCGGCGAAGGGACCGAGGCGTTCTGTTCGGGCGGGGATCAGAAGATCCGCGGCGACGACGGTTACGTCGACGAGCAGGGCGTCGGACGCCTCAACGTCCTCGACCTCCAGGTCCAGATCCGCCGCCTGCCCAAGCCGGTGATCGCGATGGTGGCCGGATACGCGATCGGGGGCGGCCACGTCCTGCACGTGTGCTGCGACCTGACGATCGCCGCCGACAACGCGCGGTTCGGACAGACGGGCCCGCGCGTGGGTTCGTTCGACGCCGGCTACGGCATCAACCTGCTCGCCCGTCAGATCGGTGAGAAGCGCGCGAAGGAGGTCTGGTTCCTCTGCCGCCAGTACGACGCCGAGACCGCGCTCGACTGGGGGCTGGTGAACGCAGTCGTCCCGCTCGACGCGCTCGAGGACACGACCCTCGAGTGGGCGCGTGAGCTGCTCCGGATGAGCCCGCTCGCGCTCCGTCTGCTCAAGGCCGGCGCGAACGCGGGCACGGACGGCCTCGCGGGGGTTCAGCAGCTCGCCGGCGACGCGACGCTCCTCTACTACATGAGCGAGGAGGCTCAGGAGGGGCGGAACGCGTTCCAGGAGAAGCGCGACCCCGACTTCTCCCGCTTCCCGAAGCGACCGTGA
- a CDS encoding fatty acid--CoA ligase family protein has product MWSSDIPVLRPGDVVAVRLEPGPTWRGLVELVWGAGAALFPLDHRLPAAEADALLALARPTVLVDARQGRRLEGGVEAPEGDAVLVATSGTSGSSRIVRLSRSAIDAAAASSALALEADPHDEWLCCLPLGHIGGLLVLLRSVLLGAPAAVHARFDPTAVAALPNVRFVSVVPTMLARMLDHGDDVARYRAILVGGSPMPAEMRDRARAAGARVVATYGLTESCGGVVYDGVALPGVGVRIGPRGGVQLSGPTLMRGYRFDDAATTAALTPDGWLKTRDAGDLGPDGRLRVLGRMDDVILTGGEKVWPEEVENVLRIHPSVSDALVAGRDDEGWGQRVVAWIELAPGATAPDLEAIRDFVGNRLPRFRAPRELHVVVELPRTPLGKIRRSAIEPD; this is encoded by the coding sequence ATGTGGAGCTCGGACATCCCCGTGCTCCGTCCCGGCGACGTCGTCGCCGTCCGGCTGGAGCCCGGCCCGACCTGGCGCGGGCTCGTCGAGCTCGTCTGGGGCGCCGGCGCGGCCCTGTTCCCTCTGGATCACCGGCTGCCCGCCGCCGAAGCGGACGCCCTGCTCGCGCTCGCTCGTCCCACGGTGCTCGTCGACGCCCGGCAAGGACGGCGGCTCGAGGGCGGTGTCGAGGCACCCGAGGGTGACGCGGTGCTCGTCGCTACGTCGGGCACGTCGGGGTCCTCCAGGATCGTGCGACTGTCACGGTCGGCGATCGACGCGGCGGCAGCCTCGTCGGCGCTCGCGCTCGAAGCCGACCCTCACGACGAGTGGCTGTGCTGCCTGCCGCTCGGCCACATCGGAGGCTTGCTGGTGCTGCTGCGGTCGGTGCTCCTAGGGGCCCCCGCCGCGGTGCATGCACGGTTCGATCCCACAGCGGTGGCGGCCCTGCCGAACGTTCGCTTCGTGTCGGTCGTGCCGACGATGCTCGCGCGGATGCTCGACCACGGGGACGACGTCGCGCGGTATCGGGCGATCCTCGTGGGCGGGAGCCCCATGCCGGCCGAGATGCGCGATCGGGCGCGCGCGGCCGGCGCGCGGGTGGTCGCGACCTACGGACTCACCGAGAGCTGTGGCGGGGTGGTCTACGACGGCGTCGCGTTGCCCGGCGTCGGCGTGCGGATCGGACCCCGCGGTGGCGTTCAGCTGTCGGGGCCGACCCTGATGCGCGGGTACCGCTTCGACGACGCCGCGACGACCGCCGCGCTCACTCCCGACGGCTGGCTGAAGACGCGAGACGCGGGCGACCTCGGTCCCGACGGCCGGTTGCGCGTGCTCGGGAGGATGGACGACGTGATCCTTACGGGGGGGGAGAAGGTGTGGCCCGAAGAGGTCGAGAACGTCCTGCGCATCCACCCCTCCGTGTCCGATGCCCTGGTGGCCGGGCGCGACGACGAGGGATGGGGGCAGCGGGTCGTGGCCTGGATCGAGCTCGCACCCGGCGCGACGGCTCCCGATCTCGAGGCGATCCGCGACTTCGTCGGGAACCGTCTGCCACGGTTCCGCGCTCCACGCGAGCTCCATGTGGTGGTGGAACTGCCCCGCACGCCGCTCGGCAAGATCCGCCGGAGCGCGATCGAGCCGGATTGA
- a CDS encoding signal peptidase I, producing MRTYELARELGIPSKELLERLHALGFDGAKTASSNVPAGAIDLLTPSRHDDLENVPEQPARETFTELAARETLPEASPQLPRETSLVAELQAQTNLPSGPQPQDHRRVPRRLARWAAMVGLWIVFGLAAGFVLAITVPIVQGNRSLTVLSGSMEPAITTGDVVVVEQIPPLDARIGDIVSFRDPEDPSRLITHRVRAMEVGDNEVTFVTKGDANTSVEQWRITPDGQIGRVVFRVPKIGYVLFYLRGSLGRLLLIVFPALLLGAYELWRIWRPTSDESTDEGATQPGEATG from the coding sequence GTGAGGACCTACGAACTCGCGCGCGAGCTCGGGATCCCCAGCAAGGAGCTGCTGGAGCGCCTCCACGCGCTCGGTTTCGACGGCGCGAAGACCGCTTCGTCCAACGTCCCCGCCGGCGCTATCGACCTGCTGACCCCCTCGCGGCACGACGACCTGGAGAACGTCCCGGAGCAGCCGGCACGCGAGACGTTCACAGAGCTGGCCGCACGCGAGACCCTCCCGGAGGCGTCGCCCCAGTTGCCCCGAGAGACTTCCCTGGTCGCCGAACTGCAAGCGCAGACGAACCTCCCCTCGGGCCCCCAGCCCCAGGATCACCGGAGGGTCCCCCGACGGCTCGCCCGTTGGGCCGCGATGGTCGGACTGTGGATCGTCTTCGGACTGGCCGCGGGGTTCGTCCTCGCGATCACCGTTCCGATCGTCCAGGGCAACCGGAGCCTGACGGTGCTGTCGGGCAGTATGGAACCGGCGATCACCACCGGCGACGTCGTCGTCGTCGAGCAGATCCCGCCACTGGACGCGCGCATCGGTGACATCGTGTCGTTCCGCGACCCCGAGGATCCCTCGCGCCTGATCACTCACCGAGTGCGGGCGATGGAGGTTGGGGACAACGAGGTGACGTTCGTGACGAAGGGCGACGCGAACACCTCCGTGGAACAGTGGCGGATCACACCCGACGGGCAGATCGGCCGTGTCGTGTTCCGCGTCCCGAAGATCGGCTACGTCCTGTTCTACCTGCGGGGCTCGCTCGGGCGGCTGCTGTTGATCGTGTTCCCGGCGCTGCTTCTCGGGGCCTACGAGCTGTGGCGGATCTGGCGACCGACCTCCGACGAGAGCACCGACGAGGGCGCCACCCAGCCCGGGGAGGCAACGGGATGA
- a CDS encoding TasA family protein has product MKGLGRFRRIAISALVVGIVAVVSGTGTWAAFSDTTGNPANAFAAGTVRIADNDSGSAMMTLTDAYPNDSVQGCILVTYSGSLDADVRLYANVTGSLGQYLTLKVTRGTDASPSFPGCGGFTPDPTDYNGDGPGVIYEGDLDAFPAGWGGGVIDPQTWSTNDAHAYRFEVTLQDNPNAEALSAGADFVWEARNQ; this is encoded by the coding sequence GTGAAGGGCCTGGGCCGCTTCCGGCGGATCGCGATCTCGGCGCTCGTCGTCGGGATCGTCGCCGTCGTGTCCGGGACCGGCACGTGGGCGGCCTTCTCGGACACGACCGGCAACCCGGCGAACGCGTTCGCCGCAGGAACGGTGCGGATCGCCGACAACGACAGCGGCAGCGCGATGATGACGCTGACCGATGCCTACCCGAACGACTCGGTCCAGGGCTGCATCCTCGTCACCTACTCGGGATCGCTCGACGCCGACGTGCGCCTGTACGCCAACGTGACGGGCTCACTCGGCCAGTACCTGACGCTGAAGGTCACGCGCGGCACGGACGCCTCGCCCTCGTTCCCCGGCTGTGGCGGGTTCACCCCGGACCCGACCGACTACAACGGCGACGGACCCGGCGTGATCTACGAGGGCGACCTCGACGCGTTCCCGGCGGGCTGGGGCGGCGGCGTCATCGACCCACAGACGTGGTCGACCAACGACGCCCACGCCTACCGGTTCGAGGTCACGCTGCAGGACAACCCGAACGCCGAGGCGCTGTCCGCCGGCGCCGACTTCGTGTGGGAGGCGCGCAACCAGTGA
- a CDS encoding TasA family protein, with protein MSKTRKLLLTVLVIGIVGALAGVGTFSAFSATTVNSGNDFTAGTVYLTDNDAGSAMYNVSGQAPGDALVRCITVTYTGSLDADVKLYASAVGALGDYVDLEIEKGTGAVAFGAGCAGFSSDGTIYNDTLGNFAAAHTGWGNGLAVNPGAQTEWVQNDAVVFRFTLTLQDDNAANGGAVALSTGAHSYTWEAQNN; from the coding sequence ATGAGCAAGACGCGCAAGCTGCTCCTCACGGTTCTGGTGATCGGGATCGTGGGAGCCCTGGCCGGGGTCGGAACCTTCTCGGCGTTCTCGGCGACCACGGTCAACAGCGGTAACGACTTCACGGCCGGCACGGTCTACCTGACCGACAACGACGCCGGCTCGGCGATGTACAACGTCTCGGGCCAGGCGCCCGGCGACGCGCTCGTGCGATGCATCACCGTGACCTACACCGGATCGCTGGATGCCGACGTGAAGCTGTACGCCTCGGCGGTCGGCGCGCTCGGCGACTACGTGGACCTGGAGATCGAGAAGGGCACCGGTGCGGTTGCCTTCGGCGCGGGCTGCGCGGGCTTCTCCTCGGACGGCACGATCTACAACGACACGCTCGGGAACTTCGCCGCAGCCCACACGGGCTGGGGCAACGGGCTCGCCGTGAACCCCGGCGCCCAGACCGAGTGGGTCCAGAACGACGCGGTCGTGTTCCGGTTCACCCTCACCCTGCAGGACGACAACGCCGCGAACGGCGGGGCCGTGGCCCTGTCCACCGGGGCGCACTCCTACACCTGGGAGGCACAGAACAACTAG
- a CDS encoding response regulator transcription factor, protein MTDHEGFTLLICDDHKILTDALAMVVDRSDGLEMISPPVHTPEEAIAMVTDSPPDVVLMDIVFKGDHMNGIDATRRIKEISPSTRVVVMTAHDDERLLVEAVEAGASGFLGKEEAADQVLDAAKSAAAGEVLIDPTTLTRLLHQVAREREEQRDAQMLLAELTDREREILSLLAEGKRNDDIAAELFISPQTVQTHVRNILAKLRVHSKLEAVAFAVKHGAITV, encoded by the coding sequence GTGACGGACCATGAAGGCTTCACCCTGCTGATCTGCGACGACCACAAGATCCTGACCGACGCCCTGGCGATGGTCGTGGACCGCTCGGACGGCTTGGAGATGATCTCCCCCCCGGTGCACACGCCCGAGGAGGCGATCGCGATGGTGACCGATTCGCCACCGGACGTGGTGTTGATGGACATCGTCTTCAAGGGCGACCACATGAACGGGATCGATGCGACCCGGCGGATCAAGGAGATCTCCCCCTCGACCCGGGTGGTCGTGATGACCGCGCACGACGACGAGCGACTGCTCGTCGAAGCCGTCGAAGCGGGCGCCTCGGGGTTCCTCGGCAAGGAGGAGGCGGCCGACCAGGTCCTCGACGCCGCCAAGTCGGCCGCCGCCGGTGAGGTGCTGATCGATCCCACGACCCTCACGCGGCTGTTGCATCAGGTCGCCCGCGAGCGCGAGGAACAGCGCGACGCGCAGATGCTGCTCGCCGAGCTGACCGACCGCGAGCGCGAGATCCTGTCGTTGCTCGCCGAGGGCAAGCGCAACGACGACATCGCGGCCGAACTGTTCATCAGCCCGCAGACCGTGCAGACACACGTGCGCAACATCCTCGCCAAGCTCCGGGTGCACTCGAAGCTCGAAGCCGTCGCGTTCGCCGTGAAACACGGCGCGATCACCGTCTGA
- a CDS encoding HAMP domain-containing sensor histidine kinase, which yields MTAPDETGPVDEDRVRREQAEMASMIVHEVRNPIASIRGLASTGAQLYDKLSDAERLEFFELIDHEARRLGRMAEEISTAMKLDAGVLTSEPRDEPLAEVVREGAEAIGHGGHPVSLELDEGIHGTVDRGRLHELVGHLVENAVKFSPPVGPIEVRLRAEDGTALIEVLDSGPGIPPERREEAFGRFVRFRPRGYEDVPGAGLGLHISRGIAAAHGGTISVEDRPSGGTMLRVTLPLVTVPDQTPGTDPGEAIP from the coding sequence ATGACCGCACCCGACGAGACGGGACCCGTCGACGAGGACCGCGTTCGCCGCGAGCAGGCCGAGATGGCCTCGATGATCGTCCACGAGGTCCGCAATCCGATCGCGTCGATCCGGGGTCTCGCGTCCACCGGCGCCCAGCTCTACGACAAGCTCTCGGACGCCGAACGCCTGGAGTTCTTCGAGCTGATCGACCACGAGGCGCGGCGGCTCGGACGTATGGCCGAGGAGATCTCCACCGCGATGAAGCTCGACGCGGGCGTGCTCACATCGGAGCCGCGAGACGAGCCGCTCGCCGAGGTGGTCCGCGAGGGAGCCGAGGCGATCGGGCACGGTGGGCACCCGGTGTCACTCGAACTCGACGAAGGGATCCACGGGACGGTCGACCGAGGACGGCTGCACGAGCTCGTCGGGCACCTCGTCGAGAACGCGGTCAAGTTCTCACCGCCCGTGGGCCCGATCGAGGTCCGGCTTCGGGCCGAGGACGGCACGGCGCTGATCGAGGTCCTCGACTCCGGTCCGGGCATCCCCCCCGAGCGCCGGGAGGAGGCGTTCGGCCGCTTCGTGCGGTTCCGGCCCCGGGGCTACGAGGACGTTCCCGGCGCCGGGCTCGGCCTGCACATCAGCCGAGGGATCGCCGCGGCACACGGAGGGACGATCTCCGTCGAGGACCGCCCCTCGGGGGGTACGATGCTGCGCGTCACGCTCCCCCTCGTCACCGTCCCCGATCAGACCCCTGGAACCGACCCTGGAGAGGCAATCCCGTGA
- the panB gene encoding 3-methyl-2-oxobutanoate hydroxymethyltransferase, which produces MSVTTHDLRSFKQERRRFAMLTAYDHPTAKILDAAGIPVLLVGDSVGNNVLGYDSTLPVTMEEMLHHTKAVVRGARNALVVADMPFGSYQASVDDGVRNAARFLKEAGAGAVKLEGAQLQLTEALTRAGIPVMGHLGLTPQAVHEMGGYRVQGRTAEAARRLQDDALAIEKAGAFATVIEGVPSDVGADISTALSIPTIGIGAGPGTDGQVLVINDLLGLNEGPAPRFAKAYTDLRAEISRAVTAFADEVERGTFPDAEHSYR; this is translated from the coding sequence ATGTCCGTGACCACGCACGATCTGCGTTCTTTCAAGCAGGAACGACGGCGGTTCGCGATGCTGACCGCCTACGACCACCCCACCGCGAAGATCCTGGACGCCGCCGGTATCCCGGTGCTGCTCGTCGGGGACTCGGTGGGCAACAACGTCCTCGGCTACGACTCCACCCTGCCGGTGACGATGGAGGAGATGCTCCACCACACGAAGGCGGTCGTGCGCGGGGCACGCAACGCCCTCGTCGTCGCGGACATGCCGTTCGGCTCGTACCAGGCATCGGTCGACGACGGCGTCCGCAACGCAGCGCGCTTCCTCAAGGAGGCGGGGGCCGGGGCCGTCAAGCTCGAGGGCGCTCAGCTGCAATTGACCGAGGCGCTGACCCGGGCGGGGATCCCGGTGATGGGACATCTCGGCCTGACGCCGCAGGCCGTCCACGAGATGGGCGGCTACCGGGTCCAGGGACGCACGGCCGAGGCAGCGCGCCGGCTGCAGGACGACGCGCTCGCGATCGAGAAGGCCGGCGCCTTCGCGACCGTGATCGAGGGCGTTCCGTCCGACGTCGGAGCCGACATCTCCACCGCGTTGTCGATCCCCACGATCGGGATCGGCGCCGGACCGGGTACCGACGGACAGGTGCTGGTGATCAACGACCTCCTCGGTCTGAACGAGGGACCGGCTCCCCGCTTCGCGAAGGCGTACACGGATCTGAGGGCGGAGATCAGCCGAGCCGTGACGGCGTTCGCCGACGAGGTCGAGCGAGGAACCTTCCCCGACGCCGAGCACAGCTATCGCTGA
- the rpsF gene encoding 30S ribosomal protein S6, which yields MREYEVMLILPAEADESVVGAAVDRITKVISDGGGDVANIDRWGRRRFAYEIEKQTEGYYAVVTFKAEPDALADLDRVLHLADEVVRHKVVVRAA from the coding sequence TTGAGGGAGTACGAAGTCATGCTCATCCTGCCCGCCGAGGCCGACGAGTCGGTTGTCGGTGCGGCCGTCGACCGCATCACGAAGGTCATCTCCGACGGTGGCGGCGACGTCGCCAACATCGATCGGTGGGGCCGCAGGCGGTTCGCCTACGAGATCGAGAAACAGACCGAGGGCTACTACGCGGTCGTCACGTTCAAGGCCGAGCCCGATGCCCTGGCCGACCTCGACCGCGTGCTGCACCTGGCCGACGAGGTCGTGCGGCACAAGGTCGTCGTTCGAGCGGCATGA
- the ssb gene encoding single-stranded DNA-binding protein — protein sequence MAVENQLTIVGNLTDDPELRYTPNGAAVAKFRVAVSRRVKDDATGQWKDADTSFFSVNAWRSLGENAAESLTRGTRVVVTGRLLQRSWETQEGDKRTVIEIEADEVAPSLRWATAKVERQSRGGGDWSSPTVSVGAGGAQEDSPLDAG from the coding sequence ATGGCCGTTGAGAATCAGCTCACGATCGTCGGCAACCTGACCGACGACCCGGAACTGCGTTACACCCCCAACGGGGCGGCGGTCGCGAAGTTCCGCGTCGCCGTCAGCCGTCGCGTCAAGGATGACGCCACCGGACAGTGGAAGGACGCCGATACGTCCTTCTTCTCCGTCAACGCGTGGCGCAGCCTCGGCGAGAACGCCGCCGAGTCGCTCACGCGCGGTACGCGCGTCGTGGTGACCGGGCGGCTGCTGCAGCGCTCCTGGGAGACCCAGGAGGGAGACAAGCGCACCGTGATCGAGATCGAGGCCGACGAGGTCGCCCCGTCCTTGCGATGGGCGACCGCGAAGGTCGAGCGCCAGAGCCGCGGTGGCGGCGACTGGTCCTCCCCCACGGTTTCGGTCGGTGCCGGTGGAGCACAGGAGGATTCCCCACTCGATGCCGGCTAG
- the rpsR gene encoding 30S ribosomal protein S18: MPARGSNTKKRGPKKEKDDKGWKKTKKKVCFFCKEKIDYVDFKDTGMLRKFVSDRGKIRARRVTGNCAQHQRDVAAAVKNAREMALLPFSAR, from the coding sequence ATGCCGGCTAGAGGAAGCAACACGAAGAAGCGCGGCCCGAAGAAAGAGAAAGACGACAAGGGCTGGAAGAAAACCAAGAAGAAGGTCTGCTTCTTCTGCAAGGAGAAGATCGACTACGTCGACTTCAAGGACACGGGCATGCTCCGCAAGTTCGTCTCCGATCGCGGCAAGATCCGCGCGCGCCGGGTCACGGGTAACTGCGCCCAACACCAGCGCGACGTGGCCGCGGCGGTGAAGAACGCTCGGGAGATGGCGTTGTTGCCATTCTCGGCTCGATGA